A DNA window from Amycolatopsis sp. DSM 110486 contains the following coding sequences:
- a CDS encoding BTAD domain-containing putative transcriptional regulator, producing MSEPGAPVGVRFELLGPLRAWRGGHELAIGSPAQNLLLAVLLARAGQPTGVDELVGLLWDDQPPASAVNVIQRYVGALRRLVEPDLPARSPGHWLVRHPGGYGLQVDAVSSDLVEFRARVQRARRAENADDALAEFNAALALWRGPCAAGLMMPGRARALLAGIDQEGLATVVEAADVAHAAGRPLQPLLLHLERAVKADPFNETVHARLMLALDSVGRRAAALEVYREIRKRLVDELGVEPGAELTRMQHDVLVQQAEEVPAVRAPQARPVVRPAQLPPDLPTFTGRRDQLTRLAGLFDCAAERRRVTVAVIDGLAGTGKTSLAIHLAHQVAERFPDGQLYVNMRGFDPTGATVDPADALRGFLDVLGIEATQAPSGLDARSGLYRSLLAGRQMLVVLDNVRDSEQVRPLLPGSAGSAVIVTSRNRLSALVATEDADVLTLDTLSSSEARETLVRRLGEAKVAAEPEAVEEIIELCGRLPLALAIVAARARTHPQFSLADITAKLRATQGTLEAFRGDSAGDVRTVFSWSYRVLEPGAARLFRLLSLHRGADFSTAAAASLAGVPLLQAQDLLEELTRIRYLSEHRPGRYLAHDLVRSYAMELREQTDPADEQADALARLVNHYLCSTHGAYLALNPHQLPIEPPVLEPGVTADLARGYGEAMEWFEAELPALTLLIRQIAGVPRLAGNVWKLVLSLQPYYQRSALYHDWVTQAELALRVAVGTGDLVAQANVHRSLAGAYHFVERYDEALEHLNRTAELFEQLGLAADQAYVHSNFGTVFAKLGRFNAALEHHERAFELYRASGNVKGEAIGLEGIGRCLSEMGGNAEAVPLILRAMKLYEDIGDRNGEGNCWSTLATAYGSLGHLDQAIDAWRRAVTYYRELGNRSDESDSLVALGDALSAAGDPEGAEKAWREALHVLDAFGMPAANDVRLRLGDPVSRVVSPPGA from the coding sequence GTGAGCGAACCCGGTGCCCCCGTCGGCGTCCGGTTCGAGCTGCTGGGACCGCTGCGCGCCTGGCGCGGTGGCCACGAGCTCGCGATCGGGTCGCCGGCGCAGAACTTGCTGCTGGCGGTGCTGCTCGCGCGCGCCGGCCAGCCGACCGGGGTCGACGAGCTCGTGGGCCTGCTGTGGGACGACCAGCCGCCGGCCAGCGCCGTGAACGTGATCCAGCGCTACGTCGGCGCCCTTCGCCGGCTCGTCGAGCCCGACCTGCCCGCGCGTTCGCCCGGTCACTGGCTCGTGCGCCACCCCGGCGGCTACGGCCTGCAGGTCGACGCCGTCTCCTCCGACCTCGTCGAGTTCCGCGCACGCGTGCAGCGGGCGCGCCGCGCGGAGAACGCCGACGACGCACTCGCCGAGTTCAACGCCGCCCTCGCCCTGTGGCGCGGCCCGTGCGCGGCCGGGCTGATGATGCCCGGGCGCGCCCGCGCGCTGCTGGCCGGCATCGACCAGGAGGGCCTGGCCACGGTCGTGGAGGCCGCCGACGTCGCCCACGCGGCCGGGCGCCCGCTGCAGCCGTTGCTGCTGCACCTCGAGCGGGCCGTGAAAGCCGATCCCTTCAACGAGACCGTGCACGCCCGGCTCATGCTCGCGCTCGACTCGGTCGGGCGCCGGGCCGCGGCGCTCGAGGTGTACCGCGAGATCCGCAAGCGACTGGTCGACGAGCTCGGCGTCGAGCCCGGCGCGGAGCTCACGCGCATGCAGCACGACGTATTGGTGCAGCAGGCCGAGGAAGTGCCCGCGGTCCGCGCACCGCAGGCCCGGCCCGTGGTGCGACCGGCGCAGCTGCCGCCGGACCTGCCGACGTTCACCGGCCGCCGCGACCAGCTCACCCGGCTCGCCGGGTTGTTCGACTGCGCCGCCGAGCGACGGCGCGTCACCGTCGCGGTGATCGACGGGCTGGCCGGCACCGGAAAGACCTCGCTGGCCATCCACCTCGCGCACCAGGTCGCCGAGCGCTTCCCCGACGGGCAGCTCTACGTCAACATGCGCGGTTTCGACCCCACGGGTGCCACCGTCGACCCGGCCGACGCGCTGCGCGGGTTCCTCGACGTGCTCGGCATCGAGGCCACGCAGGCGCCCTCGGGTCTCGACGCGCGCAGCGGCCTCTACCGCAGCCTGCTCGCCGGGCGCCAGATGCTGGTGGTGCTCGACAATGTCCGCGACTCCGAGCAGGTGCGGCCGCTGCTGCCGGGCAGCGCCGGCTCGGCCGTGATCGTGACCAGCCGCAACCGCCTCAGTGCCCTGGTCGCCACCGAGGACGCCGACGTGCTGACGCTCGACACGCTGTCGTCGTCGGAAGCCCGCGAGACGCTCGTGCGACGGCTCGGCGAGGCGAAGGTGGCGGCCGAACCCGAGGCCGTGGAGGAGATCATCGAGCTGTGCGGCCGGCTGCCGCTCGCGTTGGCGATCGTCGCCGCGCGCGCCCGGACGCACCCGCAGTTCTCGCTCGCCGACATCACCGCGAAGCTGCGCGCCACCCAAGGGACGCTCGAGGCGTTTCGCGGCGACAGCGCGGGCGACGTGCGCACGGTGTTCTCCTGGTCCTACCGCGTGCTCGAACCCGGTGCGGCGCGGCTGTTCCGCTTGCTTTCGCTGCACCGCGGCGCCGACTTCTCGACCGCGGCGGCCGCGAGCCTCGCCGGGGTACCCCTGCTGCAGGCGCAGGACCTGCTCGAAGAGCTCACGCGTATCCGCTACCTCAGCGAGCACCGCCCGGGGCGCTACCTCGCCCACGACCTCGTGCGCTCGTACGCGATGGAGCTGCGCGAGCAGACCGACCCGGCCGACGAACAGGCCGACGCCCTCGCACGGCTGGTGAACCACTACCTGTGCAGCACCCACGGCGCGTACCTCGCGCTGAACCCGCACCAGCTCCCGATCGAGCCGCCCGTGCTCGAGCCGGGCGTGACCGCCGACCTCGCGCGGGGCTACGGCGAGGCGATGGAGTGGTTCGAGGCCGAGCTGCCCGCTTTGACACTGCTGATCCGGCAGATCGCCGGGGTGCCGCGCCTGGCCGGGAACGTGTGGAAGCTGGTGCTGAGCCTGCAGCCGTACTACCAGCGCAGCGCGCTCTACCACGACTGGGTCACGCAGGCGGAGCTCGCGTTGCGCGTCGCCGTCGGCACCGGAGACCTGGTGGCGCAGGCCAACGTGCACCGCAGTCTCGCGGGCGCCTACCACTTCGTCGAGCGCTACGACGAAGCGCTGGAGCACCTCAACCGCACCGCGGAACTGTTCGAACAGCTGGGTTTGGCGGCCGACCAGGCCTACGTGCACAGCAACTTCGGCACGGTGTTCGCCAAGCTGGGCCGGTTCAACGCGGCGCTGGAGCACCACGAGCGCGCGTTCGAGCTGTACCGGGCCAGTGGCAACGTGAAGGGCGAGGCCATCGGGCTCGAGGGCATCGGCCGCTGCCTCAGCGAGATGGGCGGCAACGCCGAGGCCGTGCCGCTGATCCTGCGGGCGATGAAGCTCTACGAGGACATCGGCGACCGCAACGGCGAAGGCAACTGCTGGAGCACCCTGGCCACCGCGTACGGCTCGCTCGGGCACCTCGACCAGGCGATCGACGCGTGGCGCCGCGCCGTGACCTACTACCGCGAGCTCGGGAACCGCTCCGACGAGTCCGACTCCCTCGTGGCGCTCGGCGACGCGCTCAGCGCGGCGGGCGATCCGGAAGGCGCGGAGAAGGCGTGGCGCGAGGCGCTCCACGTGCTCGACGCGTTCGGCATGCCCGCCGCCAACGACGTGCGGCTGCGCCTCGGCGACCCGGTCTCCCGCGTGGTGTCGCCGCCGGGCGCGTGA
- a CDS encoding LuxR C-terminal-related transcriptional regulator produces MNQTLRTGTVRTLLSVSDALTRACLESYFDGKPEVAVVDRTRPMGAEVSLVVTDRFTPRTRDILERVAATLDIPSVLVIGRLDDLPITELAQHRVVTILDKTTSRSEAVTQAVIDAAGAHPADPVERLSTQVRRLTHAAARQNRLDRRETDILRFLADGLSAGEVANQLGYSERTVKNIISKMTVRLELRNRAHAVAYAIREGLI; encoded by the coding sequence ATGAACCAGACCCTGCGGACCGGAACCGTGCGTACCCTGCTCTCGGTCTCCGACGCGCTCACGCGCGCGTGCCTCGAAAGCTACTTCGACGGGAAGCCCGAAGTAGCCGTGGTCGACCGCACCCGCCCGATGGGCGCCGAGGTCTCGCTCGTGGTCACCGACCGGTTCACGCCACGCACGCGCGACATCCTGGAACGGGTCGCCGCGACACTCGACATCCCGTCCGTGCTGGTCATCGGCCGGCTCGACGACCTGCCGATCACCGAGCTCGCCCAGCACCGCGTGGTCACGATCCTGGACAAGACGACCAGCCGCAGCGAGGCCGTCACGCAGGCCGTGATCGACGCGGCCGGCGCGCACCCGGCGGACCCGGTCGAGCGGCTGAGCACGCAGGTGCGCCGGCTGACGCACGCGGCGGCCCGGCAGAACCGCCTCGACCGCCGCGAGACCGACATCCTGCGCTTCCTCGCCGACGGTCTCTCGGCCGGCGAAGTGGCCAACCAGCTGGGTTACAGCGAGCGCACGGTGAAGAACATCATCAGCAAGATGACCGTCCGGCTGGAGCTGCGCAACCGCGCCCACGCCGTGGCCTACGCGATCCGCGAAGGCCTGATCTGA
- a CDS encoding sulfatase-like hydrolase/transferase gives MSLFTRTDDREQSGVEEPDPAPPERGRARRVTAVVLTVLACLLVLFALVAPNNLVELSPAAFVRIPVEALVVTALALVLPPRWRRVLAGVVGAVLGVLTVLKLVDMGFNEVLSRPFDPIFDWSFVSAGLDFLRGEVGGAGAIASAVGVVLLILAVVVFTTLAAMRLTRLAAGRRTASTRVVAVLGVVWIVAAVFGVQLAPGQPIASRSAAALAFDDIRQVGTDLHDKQDFAAQLADDPFANTPGDQLLQGLKGKDVLLTFVESYGRFAIEGSDIAPAIDAQLDQETKSLQTAGFAAKSGFLDSSTFGGGSWLAHSTVQSGTWVDNQQRYNDLLASNRLSLTRAFGKAGWKTVQDVPAHTMPWPEGKYYGFQQYYDFHTVGYQGPGYAYATMPDQYTLSFLQRTELAAQNRKPVMAEVDFVSSHAPWSPRPSLVDWNKVGDGSIFDPQPAMGEDPEQVWKDPSQIRDAYGKAIQYTLSTLTSYLQTYGNDNTVLVFLGDHQPPVVTPAGVTHQVPITIVAKDPAVLNRVSSWNWTDGMRPAANAPVWRMDTFRDRFLTAFAK, from the coding sequence GTGTCACTCTTCACGCGCACCGACGATCGCGAGCAGTCCGGAGTGGAGGAACCGGACCCCGCGCCGCCGGAGCGCGGTCGGGCGCGGCGCGTGACGGCTGTGGTGCTGACGGTGCTGGCGTGCCTGCTCGTGTTGTTCGCGTTGGTGGCGCCGAACAACCTGGTGGAGCTCTCGCCCGCGGCGTTCGTCCGGATTCCGGTGGAGGCGCTGGTCGTCACGGCGCTCGCGTTGGTGCTGCCGCCGCGGTGGCGGCGCGTGCTGGCCGGCGTGGTCGGCGCGGTGCTCGGCGTGCTGACGGTGCTGAAGCTCGTGGACATGGGGTTCAACGAGGTGCTCTCGCGCCCGTTCGACCCGATCTTCGACTGGAGCTTCGTGAGCGCGGGGCTCGACTTCCTGCGTGGTGAGGTCGGCGGCGCCGGGGCGATCGCCTCCGCGGTGGGCGTGGTGCTGCTGATCCTGGCGGTGGTCGTGTTCACGACGCTCGCCGCGATGCGGCTCACGCGTCTGGCGGCCGGGCGGCGCACGGCGTCGACGCGCGTGGTGGCGGTGCTCGGGGTCGTGTGGATCGTCGCGGCGGTGTTCGGGGTGCAGCTCGCGCCCGGGCAGCCGATCGCGTCGCGCAGTGCGGCCGCGCTTGCCTTCGACGACATCCGGCAGGTCGGGACCGACCTGCACGACAAGCAGGACTTCGCGGCGCAGCTGGCCGACGACCCCTTCGCCAACACTCCGGGCGACCAGTTGTTGCAGGGGTTGAAGGGCAAGGACGTGCTGCTGACCTTTGTGGAGAGTTACGGCCGCTTCGCGATCGAGGGCTCCGACATCGCCCCGGCCATCGACGCCCAGCTCGACCAGGAGACGAAGAGCCTGCAGACGGCCGGGTTCGCGGCGAAGAGCGGTTTCCTGGACTCGTCGACCTTCGGCGGCGGCAGCTGGCTCGCGCACTCGACCGTCCAATCGGGAACGTGGGTGGACAACCAGCAGCGCTACAACGACCTCCTGGCGAGCAACCGGCTTTCGCTGACGCGCGCGTTCGGCAAGGCCGGCTGGAAGACGGTGCAGGACGTGCCGGCCCACACGATGCCGTGGCCGGAAGGCAAGTACTACGGGTTCCAGCAGTACTACGACTTCCACACTGTCGGCTACCAGGGCCCGGGCTACGCGTACGCCACGATGCCCGACCAGTACACGCTGTCCTTCCTGCAGCGCACCGAACTCGCCGCACAGAACCGCAAACCCGTGATGGCCGAGGTCGACTTCGTGTCGAGCCACGCGCCGTGGTCGCCGCGCCCGTCGCTTGTGGACTGGAACAAGGTCGGCGACGGCTCGATCTTCGACCCGCAGCCGGCGATGGGCGAGGACCCGGAGCAGGTGTGGAAGGACCCGAGCCAGATCCGCGACGCCTACGGCAAGGCGATCCAGTACACGCTCTCGACGCTGACGTCCTACCTGCAAACCTACGGCAACGACAACACGGTGCTGGTGTTCCTGGGCGACCACCAGCCGCCCGTGGTCACGCCGGCCGGGGTGACGCACCAGGTTCCGATCACCATCGTGGCGAAGGACCCGGCGGTGCTGAACCGGGTGTCGTCGTGGAACTGGACCGACGGCATGCGCCCGGCGGCCAACGCGCCGGTATGGCGCATGGACACCTTCCGGGACCGGTTCCTGACCGCGTTCGCCAAGTAA
- a CDS encoding TetR/AcrR family transcriptional regulator, whose amino-acid sequence MDDDSAERTGYRRSAGSPRGEARRRELLARVTDDLAVNGLVDFSLRRAARAAGTTHKVLLYHFAGAEDLLAQAVFALRDRRIGNALAAMADGAKQRTLAGRVRVAWQTLRDEEPGLRRVLDQAVGLTMYDPERYADLGRGSTRQYLDLLVSFCPQSWPEQRKREVAELVLATLRGFVVHRLTSDDPGGADAGFAALERALEREEAAGD is encoded by the coding sequence GTGGACGACGATTCGGCGGAACGGACGGGCTATCGGCGGTCGGCGGGGTCGCCGCGCGGGGAGGCGCGGCGGCGCGAGCTGCTGGCGCGTGTGACGGACGACCTCGCCGTGAACGGCCTCGTCGACTTCTCCCTGCGGCGCGCGGCGCGGGCGGCCGGCACCACGCACAAAGTGCTGCTCTACCACTTCGCCGGAGCGGAGGACCTGCTCGCGCAGGCCGTGTTCGCGTTGCGCGACCGCCGGATCGGCAACGCGCTCGCGGCCATGGCCGACGGCGCGAAGCAGCGCACACTCGCCGGCCGCGTGCGCGTGGCGTGGCAGACGCTGCGTGACGAGGAGCCGGGTCTGCGCCGCGTGCTCGACCAGGCCGTCGGGCTCACCATGTACGACCCCGAGCGCTACGCCGACCTCGGCCGCGGCTCGACGCGGCAGTACCTGGACCTGCTGGTGTCGTTCTGCCCCCAGTCGTGGCCCGAGCAGCGCAAACGGGAGGTGGCCGAGCTCGTGCTGGCGACGCTGCGCGGGTTCGTCGTGCACCGCCTGACCAGCGACGATCCCGGCGGCGCCGACGCGGGCTTCGCGGCGCTGGAGCGGGCGCTGGAACGGGAGGAAGCCGCGGGGGACTGA
- a CDS encoding alpha/beta fold hydrolase gives MNEIELSAGTIEYEDTGGDGPVLVFLHGLLMDSSLWAETIADLAGEFRCVAPTLPLGAHRKAMRPDAELSMPALARLAGEFLARLDLREVTLVGVDTGGALVQLLMAGDAGRVRRVVLASCDAFDNFPPGLTGKTLFLTGRLSPGLFGAFMQQMRLKALRRLPISFGWLTKRGDAAVARWLRPLLTEPGIRRDTVRVLRAAAAEPGILVEAAAHLPEFDRPTLVVWASEDRVMPPEHGRRLAELLPKAQLSEVDDSYTLLPLDRPAELARLIGEFTRTT, from the coding sequence ATGAACGAGATCGAGCTGTCCGCGGGGACGATCGAGTACGAGGACACGGGCGGCGACGGGCCGGTTCTGGTGTTCCTGCACGGGTTGCTGATGGACTCGTCGCTGTGGGCGGAGACGATCGCGGATCTCGCGGGGGAGTTCCGGTGTGTCGCGCCGACGTTGCCGCTCGGGGCGCACCGGAAGGCGATGCGGCCCGACGCCGAGCTGTCGATGCCGGCGCTCGCGCGGCTGGCGGGGGAGTTCTTGGCACGCTTGGATCTTCGCGAGGTGACGTTGGTCGGCGTGGATACCGGTGGGGCGCTCGTGCAACTGCTGATGGCCGGGGACGCCGGCCGGGTGCGGCGGGTGGTGCTCGCGTCGTGCGACGCGTTCGACAACTTCCCGCCGGGGCTGACGGGGAAGACACTGTTCCTCACGGGCCGGTTGTCACCGGGGTTGTTCGGGGCCTTCATGCAACAGATGCGGCTGAAAGCCCTGCGCCGCTTGCCGATCTCGTTCGGGTGGCTGACGAAGCGCGGCGACGCGGCCGTAGCCCGGTGGCTGCGGCCCCTGCTGACAGAGCCCGGGATCCGCCGCGACACCGTCCGCGTGCTGCGGGCCGCGGCGGCCGAACCCGGGATCCTCGTCGAAGCCGCGGCGCACCTGCCGGAGTTCGACCGGCCCACGCTGGTGGTGTGGGCGAGCGAGGACCGCGTGATGCCACCGGAACACGGGCGACGGCTGGCCGAGCTGCTGCCGAAGGCACAACTGTCCGAAGTGGACGACAGCTACACCCTGCTGCCGCTCGACCGGCCCGCCGAGCTGGCCCGGCTGATCGGCGAGTTCACGCGCACCACCTGA
- a CDS encoding class II aldolase/adducin family protein, producing MIDSQADTDADRVRADLVTCTSLLVFKGVLDYSGHLSARVPGTDDRIFIQPRDASRAALRPEDLLVVDLDGNLVEGELPPPAETAIHTGVYRARPEVDFICHGHPTLSTTFTMVDHPFLPMRHFAYKFPDGLAVHPDPTHIRSREQGDAVAKTLGDAGACLLRSHGTVVVANRIQELLMDCLDLEENARTLLIARQLGTPLPLTPEEIVQVAESYDRGGHRPGKLWDHYVHLGRRAGVLAA from the coding sequence ATGATCGATTCCCAGGCCGACACCGACGCCGACCGAGTACGGGCCGATCTCGTCACCTGCACCAGCTTGCTCGTGTTCAAGGGTGTCCTCGACTACAGCGGCCACCTCTCCGCGCGGGTGCCGGGCACCGACGACCGCATCTTCATCCAGCCGCGCGACGCGAGCCGCGCCGCGCTGCGACCCGAAGACCTGCTGGTCGTGGACCTGGACGGCAACCTCGTCGAGGGCGAGCTCCCGCCGCCGGCCGAGACGGCCATCCACACCGGTGTCTACCGCGCGCGGCCCGAAGTGGACTTCATCTGCCACGGCCACCCCACGCTGTCGACCACCTTCACCATGGTCGACCACCCGTTTCTGCCGATGCGCCACTTCGCGTACAAGTTCCCCGACGGCCTGGCCGTGCACCCCGACCCCACGCACATCCGCTCGCGCGAGCAGGGTGACGCCGTGGCGAAGACCCTCGGCGACGCCGGCGCGTGCCTGCTGCGCTCGCACGGCACGGTCGTGGTCGCGAACCGCATCCAGGAACTGCTGATGGACTGCCTCGACCTCGAGGAGAACGCCCGCACGCTCCTCATCGCGCGCCAGCTCGGCACGCCGCTGCCGCTCACGCCCGAAGAGATCGTGCAGGTCGCCGAGAGCTACGACCGCGGCGGGCACCGCCCCGGCAAGCTCTGGGACCACTACGTGCACCTCGGCCGCCGCGCCGGTGTGCTCGCCGCCTGA
- a CDS encoding ABC transporter permease: MSLTEDTSLASSAPDRAGPPAAPPRKFRIPWNAKVRRRVLPVASVVVFLGVWQIFGAQVNPILLATPSAVAASFVDIIGNGELGAAFLRAMEVLAAGFGLSAVVGIAVGVWMGRRETVSRVLNPYVSFFQATPLIALTPLVVIWTGIGFTSEVTITFLLAVWSIIINTAEGTRNTPAILLDMAKVYRAGEWSVVRHVAMPNAVPYIFAGLRIALAKALIGVIIGEMDISLKGLGGLIQNYGDSFQTAPLLASIISSSIVGVIGTIILEVLRRKLAPWSSNASAHTRV; this comes from the coding sequence GTGTCCCTCACCGAAGACACGAGCTTGGCCAGTTCGGCCCCGGACCGGGCCGGACCGCCGGCCGCGCCACCCAGGAAGTTCCGGATCCCGTGGAACGCGAAGGTCCGCCGGCGGGTGCTGCCCGTCGCGTCGGTCGTGGTGTTCCTGGGCGTGTGGCAGATCTTCGGCGCGCAGGTCAACCCGATCCTGCTGGCCACCCCGTCGGCGGTCGCCGCGTCCTTTGTGGACATCATCGGCAACGGTGAGCTCGGCGCGGCCTTCCTGCGGGCGATGGAGGTGCTCGCGGCGGGCTTCGGGCTCTCGGCCGTGGTCGGCATCGCGGTGGGCGTGTGGATGGGCCGGCGCGAAACGGTGTCGCGCGTGCTCAACCCTTACGTCAGCTTCTTCCAGGCCACGCCGCTGATCGCGCTCACGCCGCTCGTGGTGATCTGGACGGGCATCGGGTTCACCTCCGAGGTCACGATCACCTTCCTGCTCGCGGTGTGGTCGATCATCATCAACACGGCCGAAGGCACCCGCAACACCCCGGCGATCCTGCTCGACATGGCGAAGGTCTACCGGGCGGGGGAGTGGTCGGTGGTCCGCCACGTCGCGATGCCCAACGCCGTGCCCTACATCTTCGCCGGCCTGCGCATCGCGCTGGCCAAGGCCCTGATCGGTGTGATCATCGGCGAGATGGACATCAGCCTCAAGGGTCTCGGCGGGCTGATCCAGAACTACGGCGACTCGTTCCAGACCGCGCCGCTGCTCGCCTCGATCATCAGCTCCTCGATCGTCGGCGTGATCGGCACGATCATCCTCGAGGTCCTGCGCCGCAAGCTCGCCCCGTGGTCGTCCAACGCCTCGGCCCACACCCGCGTCTGA
- a CDS encoding ABC transporter ATP-binding protein: MSAPTACIEIEHVSKRYQRPGRKAESFLAVSDVHFDIRQGDFISLIGASGCGKTTLLRMMSGLIPVDDGQIRINGNPVQGVPGSIGFVFQEPALLPWKTVRENMVFALKAKELPPEEVDAAIAAKLEMTSLQDFAGYYPSALSGGMQQRAGLARALACDPDVLFMDEPLSALDAFTRRRLQQDIATIIEGIGATTVLVTHDVDEAVFFSDRIVVMGTSPGSVRDVVEVPFPKPRTHAELLGDPEVAKLRDHVLGIVLGLH, from the coding sequence ATGAGCGCACCCACGGCCTGCATCGAGATCGAGCACGTGTCCAAGCGCTACCAGCGCCCGGGCCGCAAGGCCGAGAGCTTCCTCGCCGTCTCCGACGTGCATTTCGACATCCGCCAGGGTGATTTCATCTCGCTGATCGGCGCCTCGGGCTGCGGCAAGACCACGCTGCTGCGGATGATGTCCGGGCTCATCCCGGTCGACGACGGCCAGATCCGCATCAACGGCAACCCCGTGCAGGGCGTGCCGGGGTCGATCGGGTTCGTGTTCCAGGAGCCGGCGCTGCTGCCGTGGAAGACCGTGCGCGAGAACATGGTCTTCGCCTTGAAGGCCAAGGAGCTTCCGCCCGAAGAGGTCGACGCCGCGATCGCCGCGAAGCTCGAGATGACGAGCTTGCAGGACTTCGCGGGCTATTACCCGTCGGCGCTGTCCGGCGGCATGCAACAGCGCGCCGGTCTGGCCCGGGCCCTGGCCTGCGACCCCGACGTGCTGTTCATGGACGAACCCCTGTCCGCGCTCGACGCCTTCACCCGGCGCCGGCTGCAGCAGGACATCGCCACGATCATCGAAGGCATCGGCGCGACCACGGTGCTCGTGACGCACGACGTCGACGAGGCCGTGTTCTTCTCCGACCGCATCGTGGTGATGGGCACCTCGCCCGGCTCGGTCCGCGATGTCGTCGAGGTCCCGTTCCCCAAACCGCGCACGCACGCGGAGCTGCTCGGCGATCCCGAGGTGGCGAAGCTGCGCGACCACGTGCTGGGCATCGTGCTCGGCCTGCACTGA
- a CDS encoding ABC transporter substrate-binding protein encodes MSAPSSRRRRTALVVGAIAALTVSLTAACGSGDAATGTGDKLPTSADGTPNLKGTTIRIVTGAAPAIEDTKIALVAQVLKSWGADASIVNQTGDPSAIRVLLAGDADIGTLAVSSSINSGLKIFGPSQPRLDYHFIGAPSLSSMKDLPGHVYGTSNVHGVEALMFADLLAKNNIDPKAVTTTVAGGASVRVSAMLTHHIDATFAHATDVSKLTSAGFHDLVTMSKTAPELADSFLATSPQWLASHGALAVAIDQAWIKAAQIFNTDKDQWVKAAVAYAKADEKEASSTYDALKAADTFPATKDAYSEASAKVQEDLANKVGAITKAPATSVWVDTATWDKATAAMKIN; translated from the coding sequence ATGTCCGCTCCCTCTTCGCGGCGGCGCCGCACGGCGCTCGTCGTCGGCGCGATCGCCGCGCTCACTGTGTCGCTCACGGCCGCGTGCGGCTCCGGCGACGCGGCCACCGGCACCGGCGACAAGCTGCCGACCTCGGCCGACGGCACGCCGAACCTCAAGGGCACCACCATCCGGATCGTCACCGGCGCCGCCCCCGCCATCGAGGACACCAAGATCGCCCTCGTGGCGCAGGTGCTCAAGAGCTGGGGCGCCGACGCGTCGATCGTCAACCAGACCGGCGACCCCTCGGCCATCCGGGTGCTGCTCGCCGGCGACGCCGACATCGGCACGCTCGCCGTATCGTCGTCGATCAACTCGGGCCTGAAGATCTTCGGGCCGAGCCAGCCGCGGCTGGATTACCACTTCATCGGCGCCCCTTCGCTGAGCTCGATGAAGGACCTGCCCGGCCACGTCTACGGCACCTCCAACGTCCACGGTGTCGAGGCGCTGATGTTCGCCGACCTGCTGGCGAAGAACAACATCGACCCCAAGGCGGTCACCACGACCGTGGCCGGTGGCGCGTCGGTGCGCGTGAGCGCCATGCTCACCCACCACATCGACGCGACGTTCGCGCACGCCACCGACGTCTCGAAGCTGACCTCGGCCGGCTTCCACGACCTCGTGACTATGTCGAAGACCGCACCGGAGCTCGCGGACTCGTTCCTCGCGACCTCACCGCAGTGGCTCGCGAGCCACGGCGCGCTGGCCGTGGCGATCGACCAGGCGTGGATCAAGGCGGCGCAGATCTTCAACACCGACAAGGACCAGTGGGTCAAGGCCGCGGTCGCCTACGCCAAGGCGGACGAGAAGGAAGCGTCGAGCACCTACGACGCCCTCAAGGCGGCGGACACATTCCCCGCGACGAAGGACGCCTACTCCGAGGCTTCGGCGAAGGTCCAGGAGGATCTGGCCAACAAGGTCGGCGCGATCACCAAGGCACCGGCCACGTCCGTCTGGGTCGACACCGCCACGTGGGACAAGGCCACGGCCGCCATGAAGATCAACTGA